The following coding sequences lie in one Monomorium pharaonis isolate MP-MQ-018 chromosome 1, ASM1337386v2, whole genome shotgun sequence genomic window:
- the LOC105828977 gene encoding luc7-like protein 3 yields the protein MLIKKKNSESLAKFKITTHTMRHPTVPEEEDIEFYTVVKYSNGRLTVTQFHPKPDARQQQQTSAMDVADASMQPIVQLSAVTPPPANDEIVDTPVREKTVEKQKQRDTKQQSRRERERRKAQQKKRRRETSSKSSGTPKKSSRDNRKPLRRKDRKIDGRSVRRPESYLRGQGGKFAPKPRITETRIVRAADKDTEKSQTRTEDARNDGNGNDQGKDGASPTLTSGAKKPDQPQPATSDEPRPSTSKE from the coding sequence ATGCTCATCAAGAAGAAGAACAGCGAAAGTCTCGCCAAATTTAAGATTACAACCCACACGATGAGACATCCGACAGTTCCCGAAGAGGAAGACATCGAATTCTATACCGTGGTGAAATACTCGAACGGCCGACTAACGGTAACGCAATTCCATCCAAAACCAGACGCTAGACAACAACAACAAACGAGCGCGATGGACGTAGCAGACGCGAGCATGCAACCAATTGTGCAGCTCAGCGCGGTCACACCACCACCGGCTAACGACGAAATAGTCGATACACCCGTACGCGAAAAAACCGTCGAGAAGCAAAAACAGCGCGATACGAAGCAACAATCGCGTCGAGAACGCGAAAGGCGCAAGGCGCaacagaaaaagagaaggagagagacgtCCAGCAAGTCGAGCGGAACCCCGAAAAAGTCAAGTAGGGACAATAGAAAACCGCTAAGGCGAAAGGACAGAAAGATTGACGGCAGATCGGTGAGAAGACCCGAGTCTTACTTGCGAGGCCAAGGCGGTAAATTTGCGCCAAAACCCCGCATCACCGAGACGCGAATCGTCAGAGCAGCCGACAAGGACACCGAGAAGAGTCAGACGAGGACGGAGGACGCGCGAAACGATGGTAACGGCAACGATCAGGGGAAGGACGGAGCGAGTCCGACGCTCACCAGTGGAGCTAAGAAACCCGATCAACCCCAACCAGCGACGTCAGACGAGCCCAGACCTTCAACATCCAAGGAATGA
- the LOC118646276 gene encoding LOW QUALITY PROTEIN: uncharacterized protein LOC118646276 (The sequence of the model RefSeq protein was modified relative to this genomic sequence to represent the inferred CDS: deleted 1 base in 1 codon; substituted 1 base at 1 genomic stop codon): MVIILQGHTEGYDNNAQMVIILTKGKICIQIINCIPSLSLKDFATTEKIMPDYSPSEIIDIILILGECHLNYHEASRVYRDRYPERERHPNPALIRNLERRAREGDLKRKRKDHVYDENDNRVVTLLAAIHLNPHVSQRILARKLGIPRSTIRRIMKKLKYHPYHITLTQALSQRDMQLRIQFCQWAQQMIRAEQNFFNFVMFSDESTFKNNGELNRHNCHYWSDVNPHWHRPIDNQNRWSINVWCGIVNGYLIGPYFFDGNVNGENFLAFLRDDLPQLLENVDLQTRQRLWIQLDGAPPHYTRYVRDYLNETYNDHGQMDXRGGPVAWPARSPDLTSPDFFLWGYLKNVVYEQTPTTRENMIERIREACRRITRDMLLKTVRHFQDRLALCIQANGDNFEQLIR, from the exons ATGGTGATAATCTTACAGGGACATACAGAGGGATATGATAATAATGCACAAATGGTTATTATACTTACTAAAGGAAAAATCTGTATACAAATTATCAATTGTATCCCTTCATTATCGCTTAAGGATTTTGCAACTACGGAAAAAATAATGCCAGACTATTCACCCTCGGAGATCATTGATATTATTCTCATTCTTGGAGAATGTCATTTAAATTATCACGAAGCTTCGCGAGTTTACCGAGATCGGTATCCTGAAAGGGAAAGACACCCCAATCCTGCTTTAATCCGAAACCTCGAACGAAGAGCTCGTGAAGGTGATCTCAAACGTAAAAGGAAAGATCATGTGTATGATGAAAATGACAATCGTGTGGTCACGCTCCTGGCAGCAATTCATCTCAATCCTCATGTTAGTCAACGGATTTTGGCAAGGAAACTAGGTATTCCAAGATCAACAATTAGGAGGATTATGAAGAAACTTAAATACCATCCCTACCACATAACGTTGACACAAGCTCTGAGTCAAAGGGATATGCAATTGCGTATCCAATTTTGTCAATGGGCACAACAAATGATCAGAgctgaacaaaattttttcaattttgtcatGTTCTCTGATGAGtcgacatttaaaaataatggtgAGCTAAATAGGCATAATTGTCACTATTGGTCAGATGTTAATCCCCATTGGCATAGACCAATAGATAATCAGAATCGTTGGAGTATCAATGTTTGGTGCGGAATTGTGAATGGGTATTTGATTGGTCCCTATTTCTTTGACGGAAATGTCAACGGGGAAAACTTTCTGGCATTTCTTAGAGATGATTTACCACAATTACTTGAAAACGTTGACCTGCAAACACGCCAGAGGTTATGGATACAACTCGATGGCGCGCCACCTCACTATACAAGATATGTGAGAGATTACCTGAATGAAACGTATAATGATCATGGACAGATGGATT GACGAGGTGGCCCCGTCGCGTGGCCTGCACGATCTCCTGATCTGACGTCGCCCGACTTTTTCTTATGGGGATACCTGAAAAATGTCGTGTACGAGCAAACGCCTACAACAAGAGAAAATATGATAGAAAGGATACGAGAAGCTTGCAGAAGAATAACGCGCGATATGTTACTCAAGACAGTAAGACATTTCCAAGATAGGTTGGCATTATGTATCCAAGCCAATGGAGACAACTTCGAACAATTGATtcgataa